One segment of Antennarius striatus isolate MH-2024 chromosome 5, ASM4005453v1, whole genome shotgun sequence DNA contains the following:
- the dock3 gene encoding dedicator of cytokinesis protein 3 isoform X5 — MWTPTEEKIGVVICSFRGSVVQGLVLELGETVQILEKCEGWYRGFSTRRPNVKGVFPVTYVHLKKAVVTNRGPHEVVTPLEDPIAAEVTSTLQEWAVLWKQLYVKHKVELFYKLRHVMLELLDLRRQLLSGHMTHDQNRDVRRHLTLRLDWGNEHLGLDLVPRKEFETVDEDQISVSELYKMHLSSRHNVQQTTAQGDANRLRPGEPSRVPVGHHLLVNLKNFTCNSVGEDTDIFFSLYDLREGRTISEKFMVRLNKNGGPKNPEKVERLCALFTDLSNRDMKRDLYIVSQVIRTGRMLLNDSRKGPPQVQYRRPYGCAVLAMSDVLQTISELKEEKDFVLKVYTCNNESEWHQIHENIIRRSSTKYTAPSTSYGLIISLQLLRGDLEQVRREHPLVFSRGVAPTRKMGFPDVIVPGDVRNDLYLTLERGDFERGGKSVQKNVEVTVFVLDAGGGVLQDCISLGSGEPPLQEHRSFVLYHNNSPRWGEVLKLPIPIDRFRGAHLRFEFRHCSTKDRGEKKLFGFSFTPLMRDDGTTLSDQSHELHVYKCDESATFSSHALYLGLPCCKDDTSCPSAPPGPVFQRSTKETFWISTQLSSTKLTQNVDLLALLKWKAHPDRVLDILGCLRHVSGEEIVKFLQDILDTLFSILDDNTEKFGPLVFQLLVFIINLLRDSKYHHFRPVMDTYIQKHFAGALAYKELIRCLRWYMDRSAEVVRQDHIQEAMRALEYLFKFIVRSRILYSRATGGLEEDQFRTSIQELFQSIRFVLILDSRGSEALIFTQGPQPCPGTNQAPSPGIGPAAPRALAPAPGPAPVPGQVPGGGATCLQAGGAGAPRPSPLSAALLNSFPAIFDELLQMFTVQEVAQLVRGTLGSLPSTVHMGQSMDLVKLQAIARTVDSKLFSLPESRRTLLPVVLHHLHLHLRQQKELLVCSGILSSIFSIIRTSAMDTSVQEEVEMLVESLLDVLLQTLLSIMSKSQSQEAVRGQRCPQCTAEITGEYVSCLLSLLRQMTDVHFQHLMENFQSKEELKEFLLKILCVFRNLMKLSIFPRDWNVMRLLTSNIILTTAQFLSPALHKNFSETDFDFKVWNSYFSLAVLYINQPSLQLENLSATKRKKVLDKYGDMRVMMTYDLFSMWQNLGENKIHFIPGMIGPFLGVTLVPQLEVRNIMIPIFHDMMDWEQRKNGNFKQVEAELIDKLDSLVSEGKGDENYRELFGLLTQLFGPYPSLLEKIEQETWRETGTSFVTSVTRLMERLLDYRDCMKGDETENKKMGCTVNLLNFYKSEINKEEMYIRYIHKLCDMHLQADNYTEAAFTLLLYWELLAWEQRPLKDLLHYPAQSEWHRKEGLSRKVIHYFNKGKCWELGVPLCRDLAFQYESQYDYQSLSWIRKMEASYYDHILEQQRLEPEFFRVGFYGRKFPFFLRNKEFVCRGHDYERLEAFQQRMLGEFPQAIAMQHPNQPDEAILQCDAQYLQIYAVTPVPEGVGVLQMDRVADRIKSFYRVNNVRRFRYDRPFHKGPKDRDNEFKSLWIERTTLTLTRPLPGISRWFEVDKKEVVEVSPLENAVSVVENKNQELRTLIGQYQHKQLQGNINLLSMTLNGVVDAAVNGGVARYQEAFFDKDFISSHPEDTEKITQLKDLMQEQVHILGVGLAVHEQLVHPEMRPLHKKLVDQFQMMRSSFCHGLPALDRVAPRGMLGPPGPMSPESFKFLHRHSEVTMGGLLILSDGVMMETPDDFYRMQVNASPSSSSLSSTHSAPSQMMSSAPSTIRVGSPSLPDRYRHTRETLMLLPPQRERPSSAMYDNGQPMNFQRALFHQVIGPCKPCSDPNLSVAEKVLTTPSSWSLDSGTREALPFLSAHVGGVMAPPVPPRNLPHGQLLSMHFDAVQQQLSDLPPALPARSLRKPPLLPIPASPTSPSILDGSSSTLSGSASSGVSSLSDPPASHTDTLESPPSSQAWTTDQEDPLYQPVRYSPPEGAPPCPSQSTGCVAPPLAGGPPPAPGLDGLPPHHHHFHPHYLPHHPPLYHLHEPPPALPPKPYPREGCIPEEDPQSAPPPPVPRPMPHSIYQPIMAPPREEHAKVAWVHGMGGE, encoded by the exons ATGTGGACCCCAACGGAGGAGAAGATAGGAGTGG TGATCTGCAGCTTCCGGGGTTCGGTGGTCCAGGGTCTGGTCCTGGAGCTGGGGGAGACCGTCCAGATTCTGGAGAAATGTGAAG GTTGGTACCGAGGGTTCTCCACCCGCAGGCCAAACGTCAAG GGCGTGTTCCCCGTGACCTACGTCCACCTGAAGAAGGCTGTCGTCACCAACCGGGG gcCCCATGAGGTCGTGACCCCCCTGGAGGACCCCATCGCCGCCGAGGTGACGTCCACGCTGCAGGAGTGGGCGGTTCTGTGGAAGCAGCTCTAtgtg AAACACAAGGTGGAGCTGTTCTACAAGCTGCGTCACGtgatgctggagctgctggacctCAGGAGGCAGCTGCtgtcaggtcacatgacccacgaCCAGAACCGGGACGTCAGGAGACACCTGACCCTCAGGCTGGACTGGGGCAACGA ACATCTGGGTCTGGATCTGGTTCCCCGGAAGGAGTTTGAGACGGTGGATGAAGACCAGATCAGCGTGTCGGAGCTCTACAAGATG cacCTGTCCAGCAGACACAACGTCCAGCAGACCACCGCCCAG GGCGACGCAAACCGGCTGCGCCCCGGGGAGCCCAGCCGGGTGCCGGTAGGACACCACCTGTTGGTCAACCTGAAGAACTTCACCTGCAACAGCGTGGGGGAGGACACCGacatcttcttctctctgtaCGACCTGAGGGAGGGCAGGACCATCAG tgAGAAGTTCATGGTGAGACTGAACAAGAACGGGGGCCCCAAGAACCCCGAGAAGGTGGAGCGGCTGTGTGCCCTGTTCACG GACCTGAGCAACAGGGACATGAAGCGTGACCTCTACATCGTGTCCCAGGTCATCAGAACAG GCCGGATGCTGCTGAACGACAGCAGGAAGGGCCCCCCCCAGGTGCAGTACCGGCGGCCCTACGGCTGCGCGGTGCTGGCCATGAGCGATGTGCTGCAGACCATCTCcgagctgaaggaggagaaggacttCGTGCTGAAGGTCTACAC GTGTAACAACGAGAGCGAGTGGCACCAGATCCACGAGAACATCATCCGCAGGTCCAGCACCAAGTACACGGCCCCCAGCACCTCCTACG GTCTGATCATCTCGCTGCAGCTGCTGAGGGGCGACCTGGAGCAGGTGCGGCGCGAGCACCCGCTGGTGTTCAGCCGGGGCGTGGCCCCCACCCGCAAGATGGGCTTCCCCGACGTCATCGTGCCAG GTGACGTGCGTAACGACCTCTACCTGACCCTGGAGCGGGGCGACTTCGAGCGGGGGGGCAAGAGCGTCCAGAAGAACGTGGAGGTCACCGTCTTTGTCCTGGATGCCGGCGGGGGGGTCCTGcag gaCTGCATCAGTCTAGGCTCAGGGGAGCCCCCCCTCCAGGAGCACCGCTCCTTCGTCCTGTACCACAACAACAGCCCCCGCTGGGGCGAAGTCCTCAAGCTGCCCATCCCCATTGACCGCTTCAGGGGGGCGCACCTGCGCTTCGAGTTCAGACACTGCTCCA cTAAGGACCGGGGGGAGAAGAAGCTGTTTGGTTTCTCCTTCACGCCGCTGATGAGGGACGACGGGACCACGCTGTCAGACCAGAGCCACGAGCTGCACGTGTACAAG TGTGACGAGAGCGCCACCTTCAGTAGCCACGCCCTCTACCTGGGCCTCCCCTGCTGTAAGGACGACACCAGCTGCCCCAGCGCCCCCCCTGGGCCCGTGTTCCAGCGCAGCACCAAGGAGACCTTCTGGATCTCCACCCAGCTGTCCTCCACCAAGCTCACGCAGAACG TGGACCTGCTGGCCCTGCTGAAGTGGAAGGCCCACCCGGACCGGGTCCTGGACATCCTGGGATGCCTGAGACACGTCAGCGGGGAGGAGATCGTCAAG tttCTCCAGGACATTCTGGACACACTCTTCTCCATCCTGGACGACAACACGGAGAAGTTTGGACCTCTGGTGTTCCAGCTACTG gtGTTCATCATCAACCTGCTCAGGGACAGTAAATATCACCACTTCAGGCCTGTGATGGACACCTACATCCAGAAACACTTCGCTGGAGCGTTAGCTTACAA GGAGCTGATTCGCTGTCTGAGGTGGTACATGGACCGGTCTGCAGAGGTGGTGCGACAGGACCACATTCAGGAAGCAATGAGG GCTCTGGAGTACCTGTTCAAGTTCATCGTGCGGTCGCGGATCCTTTACTCGCGCGCCACCGGCGGGTTGGAGGAGGACCAGTTCCGCACCAGCATTCAGGAACTCTTCCAGTCCATCCGCTTCGTCCTCATCCTGGACAGCCGCGGCTCGGAGGCCCTCATCTTTACACAG GGCCCCCAGCCTTGTCCAGGCACAAACCAAGCCCCGAGCCCTGGCATTGGGCCCGCAGCCCCCCGAGCACTAGCACCTGCCCCGGGCCCGGCCCCCGTCCCAGGTCAGGttcctgggggcggggccacttGCCTGCAGGCTGGGGGCGCTGGCGCTCCAAGGCCGTCTCCACTGTCT gCGGCGCTGTTGAATTCCTTCCCGGCCATCTTTGACGAGCTGCTGCAGATGTTCACGGTGCAGGAAGTGGCCCAGTTGGTCCGCGGGACCCTGGGCAGTCTGCCCTCCACCGTCCACATGGGACAGTCCATGGACCTGGTCAAGCTGCAGGCCATCGCCCGGACCGTGGACAGCAAGCTCTTCTCCCTCCCAG AGTCCCGGCGGACCCTCCTCCCGGTGGTCCTGCACCACCTGCACCTGCACCTGAGGCAGCAGAAGGAGCTGCTGGTCTGCTCCGGGATCCTCAGCTCCATCTTCTCCATCATCAGGACCAGCGCCATG GACACGTCggtgcaggaggaggtggagatgctGGTGGAGTCCCTGCTGGACGTCCTCCTGCAGACGCTGCTGTCCATCATGAGCAAGAGCCAATCGCAGGAGGCGGTAAGGGGTCAACGCTGTCCGCAGTGCACCGCGGAGATCACT GGCGAATATGTGTCCTGCCTGCTGTCCCTCCTCCGCCAGATGACGGATGTCCACTTCCAGCACTTGATGGAGAACTTTCAGAGCAAGGAGGAGCTCAAG GAGTTCCTGCTGAAGatcctgtgtgtgttcaggaacctgatGAAGCTCAGCATCTTCCCCCGCGACTGGAACGTCATGAGGCTCCTCACGAGCAA CATCATCCTGACCACGGCCCAGTTCCTGTCTCCAGCACTGCACAAGAACTTCAGCGAGACCGACTTTGACTTCAAG GTGTGGAACTCCTACTTCAGCCTGGCGGTTCTGTACATCAACCAGCCGAGCCTCCAGCTGGAGAACTTGAGCGCCACCAAGAGGAAAAAGGTCTTAGACAA GTACGGCGACATGCGAGTCATGATGACCTACGACCTCTTCAGTATGTGGCAGAACCTCG GCGAGAACAAGATCCACTTCATCCCCGGGATGATCGGGCCCTTCCTGGGGGTGACGCTGGTCCCTCAGCTGGAGGTCCGGAACATCATGATCCCTATCTTCCACGACATGATGGACTGGGAGCAGCGCAAGAACGGGAACTTCAAACAG gtggaggcggagcttatCGACAAGCTGGACAGTTTAGTGTCGGAGGGGAAAGGAGACGAGAACTACCGAGAACTCTTCGGTTTGCT AACCCAGCTGTTTGGGCCCTACCCCAG TCTGCTGGAGAAGATCGAACAGGAGACGTGGAGGGAGACGGGGACGTCCTTCGTCACGTCGGTCACGCGTCTGATGGAGCGGCTGCTGGACTACCG cgactgCATGAAGGGAGACGAGACGGAGAACAAGAAGATGGGATGTACCGTCAACCTGCTG AACTTCTATAAATCAGAAATCAATAAGGAGGAGATGTACATCCGTTACATCCACAAGCTGTGTGACATGCACCTGCAGGCCGACAACTACaccg AGGCTGCCTTCACGCTGCTGCTCTACTGGGAGCTGCTGGCGTGGGAACAGCGCCCCCTGAAGGACCTCCTGCACTACCCCGCCCAGAGCGAGTGGCACCGCAAGGAGGGGCTGAGCCGCAAAGTAATCCATTACTTCAACAAGGGgaag TGCTGGGAGCTGGGCGTTCCTCTGTGCCGGGATCTGGCCTTCCAGTACGAGTCCCAGTACGACTACCAGAGTCTCAGCTGGATCCGG AAAATGGAGGCGTCGTACTACGACCACAtcctggagcagcagcgccTGGAGCCCGAGTTCTTCCGGGTCGGCTTCTACGGCAGGAAGTTCCCCTTCTTCCTCAGg AACAAAGAGTTCGTCTGCCGCGGCCACGACTACGAGAGGCTGGAGGCCTTCCAGCAAAGGATGCTGGGAGAATTCCCACAGGCCATCGCGATGCAACATCCCAACCAACCAGACGAGGCCATCCTGCAGTGTGACGCGCAGT ACCTCCAGATCTACGCCGTGACCCCGGTACCGGAGGGTGTTGGGGTTCTCCAGATGGACCGGGTCGCCGACCGCATCAAGAGCTTCTACCGGGTCAACAACGTGCGGCGCTTCCGCTACGACCGGCCCTTCCACAAGGGCCCCAAAGACCGGGACAACGAGTTCAAG AGTCTCTGGATCGAGAGGACCACGCTGACCCTCACACGCCCCCTGCCAGGGATCTCGCGCTGGTTCGAGGTGGACAAGAAGGAGGTG GTGGAGGTGAGTCCGTTGGAGAACGCCGTGTCGGTGGTGGAGAACAAGAACCAGGAGCTGCGGACTCTGATTGGACAGTACCAACACAAACAGCTCCAGGGGAACATCAACCTGCTCAGCATGACCCTCAACGGGGTCGTGGACGCCGCCGTCAACGGGGGCGTGGCCAGATACCAagag GCGTTCTTCGATAAGGACTTCATCAGCAGCCACCCTGAAGACACCGAGAAGATCACCCAGCTCAAGGACCTGATGCAGGAGCAG GTCCACATCCTGGGCGTGGGACTGGCCGTCCACGAGCAGCTGGTGCACCCAGAGATGCGTCCCCTGCACAAGAAGCTGGTGGACCAGTTCCAGATGATGAGGAGCAGCTTCTGCCAC GGTCTTCCTGCTCTGGACAGGGTGGCCCCCAGAGGGATGCTGGGCCCCCCCGGCCCCATGAGCCCcgagagcttcaagttcctgcACCGGCacag TGAGGTGACCATGGGGGGTCTGCTGATCCTGTCTGACGGCGTCATGATGGAGACCCCCGACGACTTCTACCGGATGCAGGTAAAC GccagcccctcctcctccagccttAGCTCCACCCACTCTGCACCCTCCCAGATGatgagctccgccccctcaACCATCAGAG tgGGCTCCCCGTCTCTCCCTGACCGGTACCGACACACCCGTGAGACTCTGATGCTGCTGCCGCCGCAGCGGGAGCGCCCGAGCAGCGCCATGTACGACAACGGACAG CCAATGAACTTCCAGAGAGCGCTGTTCCACCAGGTGATTGGTCCGTGTAAACCCTGCAGCGACCCCAACCTGTCTGTGGCAGAGAAAG tccTGACCACGCCCAGCAGCTGGAGTCTGGACAGCGGCACCAGAGAGGCCCTCCCCTTCCTGTCTGCTCATGTGGGCGGAGTCATGGCGCCCCCCGTCCCCCCACGGAACCTCCCCCACG GCCAACTCCTGTCGATGCACTTTGACgctgtccagcagcagctcagcgACCTCCCTCCAGCTCTCCCCGCGCGCTCCTTAAGGAAG CCCCCCCTGCTCCCTATACCTGCCTCGCCCACCAGCCCCTCCATCCTGGATGGCAGTAGCTCCACCCTGTCAGGCAGCGCCAGCTCTGGAGTCTCCTCCCTCAGCGACCCCCCCGCCAGTCACACGGACACCCTGGAGTCCCCCCCCAGCAGCCAGGCATGGACCACTGACCAGGAAGACCCCCTCTACCAGCCGGTCAGATACAGCCCCCCCGAGGGGGCCCCGCCCTGTCCAAGCCAGTCCACAGGGTGCGTTGCCCCGCCCCTGGCTGGAGGCCCCCCCCCGGCCCCGGGTTTGGATGGActgcccccccatcaccaccacttCCACCCGCACTACCTCCCCCACCACCCGCCACTTTACCACCTCCACGAGCCCCCCCCGGCATTGCCCCCCAAGCCCTACCCCAGGGAGGGATGTATCCCCGAGGAGGATCCCcagtcagccccgcccccccccgtcccccgaCCAATGCCGCACAGCATCTACCAGCCCATCATGGCCCCCCCCAGGGAGGAGCATGCCAAGGTGGCGTGGGTACACGGCATGGGTGGGGAGTAG